Part of the Desulfonatronum sp. SC1 genome is shown below.
TATAAAATTAAACGTTTTTTTGACAAAAAAGCAGAGATATCAGTAGGGTCTTACGCAAAGGGCCAGGTTAACATGCAGAAATTATTGCGGAAAAGGCTGGATTTGGCGCGATGCGGTTAAAGTCCTGTTTGAACTTTTTGCAGCGACGCGGCAATTGGGAGTTTTTCAACGGACTGTCAAGGAACTCACTGTGACCGAAGACGATAACAAAGACAAAATTGAGCAGACAGATTTCGACGATAAATCTCTTATCTGGGATGACCTGGAAAGAGAATTGGGTCAATCCGTGCAACTCAATCCACTGCAGGCTGACTCGGATTTTTCTCATGACACGTCTTCCCTGGCGCCCCCCGATACCGTGATCTTGGCAGAGCAGGACGTGAACGATGAAAGTCTGCACCTGGACATGGAAGCATCCGCGCAGGAGTACGAAACCACCCCGTCCCCTTCCTCCGCCCACTTTGAAGACGAAGACCCACAAGAGCCGGACTTTCTCCCCGTGCCCCTGAATTTCACGGTCATCCACGCGACCTCCAACACCGTGGTCCTGGAGCAAGGCCCAACCCTGGCCATGATCCGCAATGACTCGGTCGCCGAACTCGCAACCATTACCAACTGCCCGGACCATTCAGTGTATTTGGCCGATCTGGATCAATCCTTCGGCCTGCAGAACATCACCGGCGACCCAAAATATGCCGCGATCCTGATCCGCAAGGAGTTAGAGGACAAGGGAGAACTGACCACGGAAGGGAAACTTTTCGTGCATGACGTGCGCAAAATCGAATCCACGCAGAGCGTTGTCCTGTACAGTATTTTTCCCCGCCAGAAATATATGGGCCTTGCCACGGCATACCAGGATCATCCCCTCGGCTTTGTGTTGTATGATCCCGTAGGCCTGCTCTCTGGCCTGTTGCGGACCATGCCGACCAAACAGACCCACGCCCTGGCATTGCGCATGGCAACGTCATTTTTCCTGATGGTTGGAAAACGCGATGAGGTCATGCTGGTCAGGCGCTACATTCTGTTCGGACAAGATGAGCAGTCCCTGACTGAAACCATCCAGGCCATGGACCAGGATTTGACGGAGATACAGGGCAACCTGGGAGTGCAAATCAAGCAACTTGACTGGATCGAAACCCTCTGCGACAGCCTGGACATCCATCTCCCGACGACCCGGGTCCCGGTCTCTCCCTGGCCCGTTGTCCAACTGAAACAAGGCGAACAGGCCGCCTGGTCCGCCTTGCCCGATCTGGCTCACCGCATTCCCGTGCAAACTTCCGTGGGGCCCAGGGAGGAACTGTATCTCAAGCCTCTGGACACGGCCGTAAATTGGCTCCTGGCCGCGGGCATCCTGCTGACACTTGCATTTCTCGTGGGCTCCTTTCTGTACAAGCCCGCTCCAGAGCAACTCCGAGCCAACATGGGCCAGTTGGAGTCCGCCCTGTACCGTGAGCTGGAAACGCTGCACGCCATGGAAGTCCAGTTAGGCAGTCTCGATGCACAAAACTTCCTGTTCATTGCCGAGGCGGTGGAGCAGGCCACTCTGGCGCCGACCATGGGCAAAATGTGGAACATGCTGGCTGAAGCAAAACCTCCCAACCTCTACATGCATGACATGGAACTGCGCTATGAGTCGGACTTGGTCCTGGTCCGGCTGGAAGGCACGTTGAACGAGCCTATTGGCAGAGCTCACGAGGTCTTTGACGCCTATATCGCCAGGATGAAACATATGGGCTTCGCTTTGACCGACCAGAACCTGCTCATCGACCTTAACCAGATCGGCTTTATCCTCCACCTTGAATGGCCGATCATCAGGGGCTGATAATGCGTATTGCCAGGAAGAACAGAATTGTCGGACAATTCTTAATCCTGCTGCTGACTTTGTGTCTGGTCGGATGGTGGGCCTATGAGGTTCGAAGCGGCATGCGTTTTTCCACGTACCCTTCCCTGCCTGAAGCAACGATTGACAGAGTGGAGTTTCCGCCCACGGAACTCAGGAAACGCATTCCTCCCCTGCTGGAGTCCCTGGAACGGCTGCCTGAAAACCAGGTGCTGCTGACCGAACTGGACAGGGCTTTGTTCCTGCCCCCCGAGGTAGTTGTCCCAGATGAGCAGAATTCAATGACCGAGGACAGGCGATTCGAGCCGCCCATCTTGAGCCTGCTCCTGCTCACCGATCAACGCTTCGCCGTGCTGGACGGGCGAGCCTTGCGGGAAGGCAATGTGCTGCAAGACGGACGCATCGTTCGCCGCATTGATCAGCATGGGGTGGTTCTGGAGTGGCCCCCGTCCCGTAGCGCGGTGGGCGGCATAAGCGCCAGGACTGAGCGAGTGCCCTGGACGCCGCCCAGTCGCGTGGAATTGATACGCCCCGCAATGAGGGCCGCGGCCCTGGAAGCTTTGTCGGCATACAGTGTCGCTCCCCAACCAGGCATGCCCGAGACGGTCCAGGAGGAAGCGCCGTGAGGCATGGTCCAGGCGATTTTTCGCACTCAACAGGAGAGCAATTCCCTCCTCTTCAAAACCAAGGCAAAAAAGCATGAAATCCGGACGGCATATTTTCACAATATGTGCTGTGAGCCTTATCTTCACAGTGATTGTGGGCTGTTACGCTCCTCGGGAAGACCGCCTGCAAAGCAACCTCGGCTACGCGGACCTGAACGAGCAGATCGCCCAAGAACAGCGCGATTTCCTGGAGAGCAGGGAGCGCGGGCTGGAAAACCTGGAGCGCAGGGCCGGGCGGCCGCCCCTGGCCATGGAACCTTTTGTTCCGGTGTTCAACCCCCTGGACGAAGTGCCCGTGTCCATCGCCGTACAGAACGAAACCCTGCACAACATCCTTTACGTGGTGGCCCGCAACGCCGGATTGAACCTGATCATCGACCCGGACATCGACCTGGATCATCGGATCACCATCAGCTTCGAAAGCACGCCTTCCTCAATTGTCATCGGCAGGCTGCTGGCCGCCTACGACCTGTCCTGGGAAGTGGAGGACAACGTCCTCGCGGTGCGCCGCTTCCAGGAGAGGGTCTTCAACCTGGGTTTCCTGGACACCAAGGCCGAGTACACCCTGGACGCCGGCGGCGACATCTTCGGCAGCGCCGAAGGCATCGCCGGGATGCAGGGATCCTTTGAACTGCGCTCCCAACTGACGGCCGCAACCTCCATTTATGAGGATATCCTGCAAAACGTCGCGGACATCCTGGAGGAAAGAAGCAGCACCTCGGATTCAGCCTCGGCGGGAGGAGAGAGCGAGGGAACCGCCTTTCCAGGGCACTTCACCCTGGACCCTAACGCCGGAACCCTGTTCGTGCGCACCACGCCGAGGAAGATGCGGGCCGTGGCAGGCATGATATCTCATTTGAAGACAAAAATGTCCCGCCAGGTGATCATCGACGCCCAACTCATGGAAGTCACCCTCAGCGACGGTTTCCAGTTGGGCATTGACTGGAACTTCGTGCAGCACCGCCTGTCGGGCGGTGAAGTCTGGCGTTACGGCTTGGGCATCGTCCCTGATCCAGCCTCCCAGCCTGATCCCGGTTCCGGGTTGGCCACGCTCAGTTTTTCCGGAGGCGGACGCACCTTGTCCGCCACATTGAACGCCCTGGAAACCTTCGGCGGAGTGAAAAGCCTGTCCAACCCGCACATCCGCACCCGGCACGGCCACGCGGCCCTGGTGGTTACCGGCCGCAGCGAGCGTTACCTCAGAGACATCACTCGCGAAGTGGAGGGGGCGGGCACCACCACGCCTGTGACGAGTTATACCACGGAAACAGCCACGGCCTTTGAGGGAGTGATGCTCGGTGTCGTCCCGTATATCGACGACGACGGGGTCGTTGATTTGAGCATCTTCCCCATCTTCAGCGAAATCGACCTTTCCAAGGAAACCCCCATTGGTGAGGACATCCGGCTGACCATGCCCCGTGTGGAAGTACGCAACGTGAGCACCAACGTCCGCGTACGTCACGACGACATGATCATCCTGGGAGGCATGATCTACAAGTCCAGCCGCAAGGAGGACCGTCAGGCTCCGCTTGTCGGCTCCGTGCCCGGACTGGGCTGGCTTTTCAAAAACCGCGCCGACGTGGAGCAGACCCGGGAATTGGTGGTGGTCATGCGCATTCGCGTGGTGGAATAATCCAAGGCCGTGGCCCATGAGCATGATCTATAAAAGCCTGAAGCAAGCGGGCAATCAGGGACAGGAGCGCAAAAGCAAAGCCCGGTTTTTCAATCCGGCAGGCGCGGACCTCAATCAGCGCCGGGTGATCAAGCGTTTTGCCCTGTATGCCCTTATTGTCGTGATTTTTCTCTGGGGGGCCGTGTACTTGCTGCAGACCGAGATGCAGCGGATCGCGGGAATGATCAACGAGCGGGTGGTAGTGGACACGGTGTTCCATGAAGACAGATATACCGATCCATACCAGCAGTCCTGGGGGGAGACGACGTACGATGACGACGAGGAGCACGACTCCCGGCATCTCGACGAGGATGTCCGGCAGCAGCCCGAGGTAGTGATATCCGAGGTCCGGCCTGTTCCGCGCATCATTCCCATGACCGGTCCCCGCTCTGGACCGCCACGCACGACCTCGAGCCCGCCCCTCCCGGAGGTCAGGGCCGCGCCCACGGCCCCCGTATCGACGCCGCCTGTTCAGGAACCGAACAGTTTGGGCCAGGCCACCCTGGACCAAGAACTGCAAAGCCATTTCTTGGCCCAGACCCACAGAAACAACGAACTCCTGGCCCTGGAGCGCCAGACAGTGCATCTTGAACAGTCCACCCTGGAACTGGCCGATGCAATGGAACAGCGTCTGGGCCCCCAGAGCATGCACGCCCTGCGCCTGCGGGGCTACGATGCCCTGAAGGCCGGAGATTTTGACCGGGCTGAAACCATTTTCCGCGAATCCCTGGCCCGCAACCCCAGGGACAAGACCACCCGGATGAACCTTGTCCTGGCGCTCATGGGCCAGGACAAACAGCGGGAAGCCCGCCAGATCCATGACGACCTGGCCAGGGCCTTTCCCTTGGATGAAGATGTCACAAGGTTGAGGAGCATTTTTCAGTAGATCGCTTCCAGCAAATCCCTTGGCCCGAATCAGGACAAAATCATCATGCGCGAAATCAACCACATGCCCAACCCCACCCCCGGCCCACGCTCCAACCAATCCGGCGCGGCCCTGCTCCTGATGGCCCTAATCATCATGGCCATAGCCGCGGCCATGATCCTGCCTCCGGTGCTGGGCAAGCTTGGGCAACTGAACCGGGAGGTGCAGACCAGGAAAGCGCTCGTGGAGGCTCGCGATACGCTGCTGGGGAGGATATTGGTGGCCTGTGACGGAAGCGAAAGCATACCATTCCCTCCAGGTATACAGCGCTGGCGTCCAGTATTAGCTTTTCCTAAGCATCTTCTATTCCCTGAAGAGGAGAGGTTTTGGTTTTCACTAGCACCTCCATTACGCCTAGACCCACCTGATTGCACCACGATATCTGGTCTATTCACCGTCAGGAATAGCAATGGAGCTACCATCGAAAATGATGTGGTTGCCGTAATCCTTGCTCCAGGCAGTGCCTTACCTCACCAAAACCGTAGTCCTAGTGCTAGTTCAGATCAGTATTTCAGCCAAATAAACTCACTAGGTGGACCTAATTTCGTGCAATTTACCGCCGAGGATTCTTCCCATGAGCGGCTTATTTGGATCAGGCAGGCTGACCTCAATTAGTTTTCTACCTTAGTCTTCTACCTTCAGCATACGAAAACGATGAATAAGCAAACCTTTTCTTAAAACTGCCAATGCAAATGGGGAAATATGGCATGATGAACACCCAACGCGGTTTCACCCTGGTTGAAATGGCCATAGTCCTGCTGATCATGGGGCTGGCTATCGGCGGAGGAATCGCTGCCTTCAGCACCCTCTCGGAACGGGCCAACACCGCCAAGGTCAGAAAACAGATGGAGGAAATCACCAACGCCCTGATCGGCTATGCCCAGGTGCATAGTTGCCTACCCTGCGCGGCAGTGCCCACGGGGAGCGACGGCACGGACGGTCGAGGAACAGCTAATCCATGCAACACCCAATGCAGCATCGCGAGATCTTACGGCGTCATCCCCTGGGCCACTCTTGGCGTGAAGGAGACCGACCCCTGGGGTGGACGCTTTTCTTATCGGGTAACGCGTGAGTTTACTGGGAACGCTATTGCCCTCGCCACAAACGGAACCATCACTATAGTGAACGACGCTGGAGACCCCATGGCGGAAGAAGCAGTCGCGGTGATCATCTCCCATGGTCGCAACCAAATTTACGCCTACCTGCCCAGCGGCGCGCAAGTACCCCTACTTCCCGGTATGCCCGATGATCCCAGTGAACGGGAAAACCGCCCGGAGACTAATGATACTTTCGTGGGTCAGGCCTTGAGTAGTAGCGATTTCGACGATCTGGTCACCTGGATCGGCAGTTTTCAACTGAAACGAGCTTTGATCGAGGCCGGACGCTTGCCATGACCGACACGACTCGTGCCCACAAATGTAGACTATCCAACAACACCCTATGGCACTTTTTTTGCTTCCCACACCGTCACTGGACAACACCTCGGCCAGGAAACCAAGCAGCCAGAGTGGCCTGCCCTCTTTCGAGTCAAAAACAAAAACAATTTCAGCCAATTAAAAGAACATTTGCATAGTCTTCCATGTAACTTTTTTCGACACACTCCAAGTAATAATGCAGCCCCTGGCCACGTATTAAAAAAAACCGTAACAACTCAAATCATCAGAGGAAAAATCGGACTGGATAGCGTTCACGCGTCGGCCTTCCCCGGTATGACCGACAAAATAACGACGTGCTACGAGACGTCACTCCGGTGAAAGCCGAAAGCCAGTACAGGAGTGTGACCATGCAATGATAATGCTGAGTAGTTGCCATTTTTATTCAAGACAAGATTTAACATCAATATTTTTAGCGTCTTAACACTTTTTTCAACTTTTTCTTCAGGAGGGTACATCAATGTTGCAATCCAAACACAGTCAATCCGGCTTCACCCTGGTGGAAATCGCCATTGTCCTTGTAATCATCGGGCTCCTGCTGGGCGGCATCCTCAAGGGTCAAGAAATGATTACAAACAGCCGGGTCAAAAATGCAATCAACAACATCCAGGGCGTCACAGCGGCTGTATATGCGTACAACGATCGCTATAGCGCCTTGCCCGGCGATGATCGAAATGCCGCCCCTGCTCGTGGAACAGCCTGGAGTAGCACTACGCCAGGAAATGGCAATGGGATTATCGGCACAGCAACTGGAAATCCCTTCACTACAACTGGCGAGAACTTGACTTTCTGGCAGCACCTCCGTGCCGCCGGTTTTATCACCGGAGATCCGTCCGAAGCTTTCCGCCCGCAAAACGCCTTTGGAGGCCTGATGGGAGTCGCCACCCTCACCACACGGCTAAATAACATGAACTCGCGTTCCCTCTGTTTAAGTCAAGTCCCAGGGCAAGCTGCCGTTAATATCGACAACCAACTCGACGACGGCAGGCCCGATTCCGGAAGTGTCCGATCCACTTTGGGCGCTGCTGGCGCGAATACCAATCCTGGTGCAGCAGCAACCGCGTACAATGAAGATAACGTTTACACAGTCTGCATTGCCTTCTAGTTTTTTCTTTTTTCGGTTCTATTTCAATCAATAATCGAAACATCGTCCGGCGTGGTTCCATTATCCACGCCGGACTTCTTTTTCTTCAGCCCATGAGCCAAGACGTTTTGCAGCCATCATGAGGCTGGATTTCACAGGCAAAACGGAGGTGCCCCTCTGAGAGCTTGCGAAACATCTTCCTTGATCGGCTGGGACGACCGCCTCCACCCTGTTCACCCCAAGGATGAGGGCGCACGACATCCTGACCAAAGACCGCTTCAGCGCCAAATTCCCTATCGACCGAGATCCAGGCACTAACCGCCAAACTTGACACCACCGCCCCGTGCATTAAGGTTCCGAAAATTTTTCGGGAGGTACGACGTGTCACGATTTACGGTTTTTCTTGGTTCCCTGGTTTGCCTGTTCGCCATTGGCGGCTTTATTCTAACGGAAATCGCTGAGGCCCAGAGGATGGGCGGAGGGCGGTCGTTTGGTTCGCGGCCCGGCATCCAACGCCCCGCGCAGCAACCGGCCCAGCCTCAGCAACGCCAAACCCAGCAGCAACAACAAACGCAGCAGTCCGGTCAACAAAGCACCCAACAGGGGCAGCAGTCCACGCAGCAAGGGCGGCAGTCCGCCCAGCAGACTCCGGCGCGATCCGGCATGGGCGGCATGCTCGGCGGGATGTTGGGTGGGATGCTCCTGGGCGGGCTGATTGGCTCTTTGCTCTTCGGAGGCCTGGACGCCTTTTCCGGGATCAATTTCATCGACATCCTGGTCATCGGCGTGATCCTCTTTCTCATCTACCGCTTTGTCCGCTCCCGTCGCCTGGTCGCCCAGCCCGCCGGTGCCGGTCCGATGGCGGGCCAGGGTCCACCGCATGGCGGTGCTGGAGACCGACCTGAGCTGGTTCTGCACAGGAGTTCACCCTCCGCGCCCTCCAGTTCTCCTTCCAATTCGCCTTCCAGTGCATCTGGGGAAAAAAGCGCCTGGGACGCCCTGAACGCGGAGCCTACGGGGACTCCATCCTCCGGAGTTTCGATTCCCGAAGGTTTTGACGTGGACGAATTCATCTCCGGAGCCAAGGCGGCCTACTCCCGCTTGCAGCAGTCCTGGAACAACCGCGACATCGACGACATCCGCAACTTCACGACCCGTGAGGTCTTCGCGGAAATCAAGCGTCAGCAGGCCTCCGCGCCCATGCTGGGACAAACCGAGTTGCTTCAGGTGGACGCCTCCTTGCTCGAAGTCCGGGAAGAGGGCGACGACACGGTTTGCAGCGTCCTGTTCGACGTCCTGCTTCGGGAAGACTCCAGCTCGGCTCAGCCGTCTCAAATTCAGGAAATCTGGCATTTCAGCCGACCTTCGGACGGACAAGGCGTCTGGCTGCTGGAGGGCATTCAGCAGGTTGAGTGACGGCGGCTTCTGGAATCTCGTTTTCCGTTTTTGGGAGCAGTCCCGTAATCCCCATGCCGGGGCCGGGATTGCTCCTTTGTTTTTCAAAACTTATCCCCGCGCGAACATCAACGATGCGTCCCGCGTATTGCCTTTGCCCGTCGACATTCCTATAGTACCTGTTTTCGCCGAGGACAGCGGTGGGATTACAGACGGCTTCCGAAACATTCCCTTGTTTCGTGCTTGGCAGTCGCAACACCGCATCAGTACATATCCACTCAGCGCACCCCGCAATCGGCTTTCATCATTACGGAGGGACCATGGACCAGAAGGATTTGGATTTTTTCGAAAAAATGCTCAAGGACAATATCCAGGACATCAACCAGCGCGGTTCCGATACGTTGGACGACATGACCGACCACCGCGAAGTCTATGC
Proteins encoded:
- a CDS encoding prepilin-type N-terminal cleavage/methylation domain-containing protein, whose translation is MLQSKHSQSGFTLVEIAIVLVIIGLLLGGILKGQEMITNSRVKNAINNIQGVTAAVYAYNDRYSALPGDDRNAAPARGTAWSSTTPGNGNGIIGTATGNPFTTTGENLTFWQHLRAAGFITGDPSEAFRPQNAFGGLMGVATLTTRLNNMNSRSLCLSQVPGQAAVNIDNQLDDGRPDSGSVRSTLGAAGANTNPGAAATAYNEDNVYTVCIAF
- a CDS encoding tetratricopeptide repeat protein yields the protein MSMIYKSLKQAGNQGQERKSKARFFNPAGADLNQRRVIKRFALYALIVVIFLWGAVYLLQTEMQRIAGMINERVVVDTVFHEDRYTDPYQQSWGETTYDDDEEHDSRHLDEDVRQQPEVVISEVRPVPRIIPMTGPRSGPPRTTSSPPLPEVRAAPTAPVSTPPVQEPNSLGQATLDQELQSHFLAQTHRNNELLALERQTVHLEQSTLELADAMEQRLGPQSMHALRLRGYDALKAGDFDRAETIFRESLARNPRDKTTRMNLVLALMGQDKQREARQIHDDLARAFPLDEDVTRLRSIFQ
- a CDS encoding type II secretion system protein, with translation MMNTQRGFTLVEMAIVLLIMGLAIGGGIAAFSTLSERANTAKVRKQMEEITNALIGYAQVHSCLPCAAVPTGSDGTDGRGTANPCNTQCSIARSYGVIPWATLGVKETDPWGGRFSYRVTREFTGNAIALATNGTITIVNDAGDPMAEEAVAVIISHGRNQIYAYLPSGAQVPLLPGMPDDPSERENRPETNDTFVGQALSSSDFDDLVTWIGSFQLKRALIEAGRLP
- a CDS encoding Tim44 domain-containing protein, whose product is MSRFTVFLGSLVCLFAIGGFILTEIAEAQRMGGGRSFGSRPGIQRPAQQPAQPQQRQTQQQQQTQQSGQQSTQQGQQSTQQGRQSAQQTPARSGMGGMLGGMLGGMLLGGLIGSLLFGGLDAFSGINFIDILVIGVILFLIYRFVRSRRLVAQPAGAGPMAGQGPPHGGAGDRPELVLHRSSPSAPSSSPSNSPSSASGEKSAWDALNAEPTGTPSSGVSIPEGFDVDEFISGAKAAYSRLQQSWNNRDIDDIRNFTTREVFAEIKRQQASAPMLGQTELLQVDASLLEVREEGDDTVCSVLFDVLLREDSSSAQPSQIQEIWHFSRPSDGQGVWLLEGIQQVE